In Burkholderiales bacterium, a single genomic region encodes these proteins:
- a CDS encoding FMN-binding glutamate synthase family protein — MDFDWLQLLKAGLGTLVAIVLVGGLFVMFVKDVTQKKHTVLRNFPVIGRFRYWFEELGEYFRQYFFANDREEMPFNRATRSWVYRLAKDEGGLIGFGSTYDLHAPGALIFVNAPFPVLESDRLPTPPLAIGEGSCRTPYLARSVVNVSGMSFGAISEPAVRALSRGAHTAGCWLDTGEGGLSPFHLEGGCDVIMQIGTARYGVRDAHGEYDLGKIREIAARESVRAFEIKLSQGAKPGKGGVLPGGKVTPLIASIRGISPGKDSISPNRHPDIATMDDLLDRVAWLRDLTGKPVGIKTAVGGRYFANELCERILARGPDSAPDFLAVDGGEGGSGAAPQALADHVGLSIDEALPRVVDAIVAAGLKPRIRVIASGKLVTSARAAWALCCGADFVNTARGFMFALGCIQALRCQTNTCPTGITTHNPRLQRGLVVEEKWQRVANYATAMNREIDMIAHSCGVRHARELERRHVRLVQPTGGTIALDVLYPMPPAAAGRAA, encoded by the coding sequence TCCTGCGCAACTTCCCGGTCATCGGACGGTTCCGCTACTGGTTCGAGGAACTGGGCGAATATTTCCGGCAATATTTCTTCGCGAACGACCGCGAGGAGATGCCGTTCAATCGCGCGACACGCTCCTGGGTCTACCGGCTCGCGAAGGACGAGGGAGGGTTGATCGGCTTCGGCTCGACCTACGACCTGCACGCGCCCGGCGCGCTCATCTTCGTCAATGCGCCGTTCCCGGTCCTCGAGTCCGACCGCCTGCCGACGCCGCCGCTCGCGATCGGCGAGGGCTCCTGCCGCACTCCGTACCTCGCGCGCTCGGTCGTCAACGTGAGCGGCATGAGCTTCGGCGCCATCTCCGAGCCCGCGGTGCGGGCGCTCTCGCGTGGCGCGCACACCGCGGGCTGCTGGCTCGATACCGGCGAGGGCGGGCTGTCGCCGTTCCACCTCGAGGGCGGCTGCGACGTGATCATGCAGATCGGCACGGCGCGCTACGGCGTGCGCGACGCCCACGGCGAGTACGACCTCGGCAAGATCCGCGAGATCGCCGCGCGTGAGTCCGTTCGTGCCTTCGAGATCAAGCTCTCGCAGGGCGCGAAGCCCGGCAAGGGCGGCGTGCTGCCCGGCGGCAAGGTCACTCCGCTCATCGCGAGCATCCGCGGCATTTCCCCGGGCAAGGATTCGATCAGCCCGAATCGCCACCCCGACATCGCGACGATGGACGACCTGCTCGATCGCGTCGCGTGGCTCCGCGACCTGACCGGGAAGCCCGTGGGCATCAAGACCGCGGTCGGCGGCCGCTACTTCGCGAACGAGCTGTGCGAGCGGATCCTCGCGCGCGGGCCCGATTCCGCACCGGATTTCCTCGCGGTGGACGGCGGCGAAGGCGGCAGCGGCGCGGCACCGCAGGCGCTCGCCGACCACGTCGGACTCTCGATCGACGAGGCGCTACCGAGGGTCGTCGATGCGATCGTCGCCGCGGGACTGAAGCCGCGCATCCGCGTCATCGCGTCAGGCAAGCTCGTCACCTCGGCGCGCGCCGCGTGGGCGCTGTGCTGCGGCGCCGATTTCGTGAACACGGCGCGCGGTTTCATGTTCGCGTTGGGTTGCATCCAGGCTCTGCGCTGCCAGACCAACACTTGCCCGACCGGGATCACCACGCACAACCCGCGCCTCCAGCGCGGGCTCGTCGTCGAGGAGAAGTGGCAGCGCGTGGCGAACTACGCCACCGCGATGAACCGGGAGATCGACATGATCGCGCACAGTTGCGGCGTGCGGCACGCGCGCGAACTGGAGCGCCGACACGTGCGCCTCGTGCAGCCGACCGGCGGCACCATCGCGCTCGACGTGCTCTACCCGATGCCGCCCGCCGCAGCAGGCAGGGCGGCGTGA
- a CDS encoding sulfotransferase gives MTTASAESGPQRVGFVIGGAQKAGTTALAWMIVDHPKLTIAMGKEAHWFDDERNFRRGGKPVSTYEQAYFAGAEPGTTLFDATPSYLWWPRAPERIRAYNPAMRWIVLLRDPVDRAYSHWNMMRSRGTEELGFVDALRVEQERMRTADPDQAQRVSYFSRGLYAHQIRRLWSLFPREQTLILRSDRLDDDPAGTVADVLAFVGVEPMDEVEGQRRNVGVYAAPIAPEDRRTVRAMYDDDLRDLEGLLDWDLSDWRS, from the coding sequence GTGACGACGGCGTCCGCCGAGTCCGGCCCGCAGCGCGTCGGGTTCGTCATCGGAGGCGCGCAGAAGGCCGGGACGACCGCGCTCGCCTGGATGATCGTCGACCACCCGAAGCTCACGATCGCGATGGGCAAGGAGGCGCACTGGTTCGACGACGAGCGGAACTTCCGCCGTGGCGGGAAGCCCGTCTCGACCTACGAGCAGGCGTACTTCGCGGGCGCGGAACCCGGCACGACGCTCTTCGACGCGACGCCGAGCTACCTGTGGTGGCCGCGGGCGCCGGAACGCATCCGTGCCTACAACCCGGCAATGCGCTGGATCGTGCTGCTGCGCGACCCGGTCGATCGCGCGTACTCGCACTGGAACATGATGCGCTCGCGCGGCACCGAGGAGCTGGGATTCGTCGACGCCCTCCGGGTCGAGCAGGAGCGCATGCGCACGGCGGATCCCGACCAGGCCCAGCGCGTCTCCTACTTCTCGCGCGGCCTCTACGCCCATCAGATTCGCCGCCTCTGGAGCCTGTTCCCGCGCGAGCAGACGCTGATCCTGCGCAGCGACCGGCTCGACGACGATCCCGCCGGCACCGTCGCCGATGTGCTGGCGTTCGTCGGCGTCGAGCCGATGGACGAGGTCGAGGGGCAACGGCGCAACGTCGGTGTCTACGCAGCCCCGATCGCCCCCGAGGACCGGCGCACGGTGCGCGCCATGTACGACGACGACCTGCGCGACCTCGAAGGCCTGCTGGATTGGGACCTCTCCGACTGGCGCAGCTGA
- the rmuC gene encoding DNA recombination protein RmuC, producing the protein MQDSPLLITILAVAIVAGVAVIGLAVVAITRLGSLAREIAVVRAQGEDLERDLKLDMQGARAELRQDLAIARDEHGKASQTLRGEVGDRLTQFAGTMAQQFAGLNRGQGDAFTAFGERLNEFRTSTQEGLRAAADQQTAQARTLADRVAELAQRNDQKLEAIRLNVEQRLDTLRVANDAKLEQMRVTVDEKLQATLDERLGASFKQVSDRLEQVHKGLGEMQSLAVGVGDLKRVLTNVKKRGTWGEMQLGALLSEVLTPGQFATNVETVPGSGRRVEFAIRMPGKPDEQAVWIPVDAKFPVEEWERLQDALERNDAGAAESARRALAQFLRAQAKTIRTLYVSPPHTSDFAFLYLPTESLYAEMMARPGLADDLQREFRVTLSGPTNFLALLNIVQMGFRTIAIEERSAEVWRTLGAVRTEFGKFGEVLARAKRSLQAAANTIDEARGKTTTIGRKLRSVEALPEAEAAALLELRAEGGADGGDDAEDQERRDS; encoded by the coding sequence CCGTCGTCCGCGCGCAGGGCGAAGACCTCGAGCGTGATCTCAAACTGGACATGCAGGGCGCGCGCGCCGAGTTGCGGCAGGACCTCGCGATCGCGCGCGACGAGCACGGCAAGGCGTCGCAGACGCTGAGAGGCGAGGTCGGAGACCGCCTGACGCAGTTCGCCGGAACGATGGCCCAGCAGTTCGCCGGGCTCAACCGCGGCCAGGGCGACGCGTTCACCGCGTTCGGCGAGCGGCTGAACGAGTTCCGGACCTCGACGCAGGAGGGGCTGCGCGCCGCCGCCGACCAGCAGACCGCGCAGGCGCGCACGCTCGCGGATCGGGTCGCGGAACTCGCGCAGCGCAACGACCAGAAACTCGAGGCGATCCGGTTGAACGTCGAGCAGCGCCTCGATACGCTGCGCGTCGCGAACGACGCGAAGCTCGAGCAGATGCGGGTGACCGTCGACGAGAAGCTGCAGGCGACGCTCGACGAACGCCTCGGCGCGTCGTTCAAGCAGGTCTCCGATCGCCTGGAGCAGGTGCACAAGGGTCTCGGCGAGATGCAAAGCCTCGCCGTAGGCGTGGGCGACCTGAAGCGCGTGCTGACGAACGTCAAGAAACGCGGTACCTGGGGCGAAATGCAGCTCGGCGCGCTGCTCTCGGAGGTGCTCACGCCGGGGCAGTTCGCGACCAACGTCGAGACGGTGCCGGGCAGCGGCCGGCGCGTCGAGTTCGCGATCCGGATGCCGGGCAAGCCCGACGAGCAGGCGGTCTGGATCCCGGTCGACGCCAAGTTCCCGGTCGAGGAATGGGAGCGCCTGCAGGACGCTCTCGAGCGGAACGATGCCGGCGCGGCCGAATCGGCGCGCCGCGCCCTCGCGCAGTTCCTGCGCGCGCAGGCGAAGACGATCCGGACGCTGTACGTGTCGCCGCCGCATACCAGCGATTTCGCCTTCCTGTACCTGCCGACCGAGAGCCTGTACGCCGAGATGATGGCGCGCCCGGGCCTCGCGGACGACCTGCAGCGAGAGTTCCGCGTGACGCTGTCGGGGCCGACCAACTTCCTCGCGCTCCTGAACATCGTGCAGATGGGCTTTCGCACGATCGCGATCGAAGAGCGGTCCGCCGAGGTCTGGCGCACGCTCGGTGCGGTGCGCACCGAGTTCGGGAAGTTCGGCGAAGTCCTTGCCCGTGCGAAGAGGAGCCTCCAGGCCGCGGCCAATACCATTGATGAGGCGAGAGGGAAGACCACGACCATCGGTCGCAAGCTTCGAAGCGTGGAGGCACTGCCGGAAGCCGAGGCCGCCGCCCTTCTGGAGCTCAGGGCGGAGGGAGGTGCTGACGGCGGCGACGATGCCGAGGATCAGGAGCGACGCGATTCTTGA
- a CDS encoding zinc-dependent peptidase — MLDALKRWRRRRVLSRSALPDALWDEAISALPFLAGTSEAERATLRELVVLFLEAKSIVGAGGHEVTPLQRVVIAVQACVLVLGLSLDWYDDFENVVVYPAQFVPDWTWEDDAGVVHVNDGPLAGEAMPGGPVVLSWPDVEASSDFDVAGMNLVIHEFAHKIDMRDGDANGCPPLPPSMDARAWKRAMSDAYHDFSARVDRDLDTAIDPYAAESPGEFFAVLSEVFFASPATLAGEYPEVYRQFAAFYGQDPKARAAAR; from the coding sequence ATTCTTGACGCGCTGAAGCGCTGGCGCCGCCGGCGCGTGCTGTCGCGCTCGGCCCTTCCCGACGCGCTGTGGGACGAGGCGATCTCGGCGCTGCCGTTCCTCGCCGGCACGAGCGAGGCCGAGCGCGCGACGCTGCGCGAACTGGTCGTGCTGTTCCTCGAGGCCAAGTCGATCGTGGGCGCCGGCGGGCACGAGGTGACGCCGCTGCAACGCGTCGTGATCGCGGTGCAGGCCTGCGTGCTCGTCCTCGGGCTGTCGCTCGACTGGTACGACGACTTCGAGAACGTCGTCGTCTATCCGGCCCAGTTCGTGCCCGACTGGACCTGGGAGGACGACGCGGGCGTCGTGCACGTCAACGACGGGCCGCTCGCCGGCGAGGCGATGCCCGGCGGTCCGGTGGTGTTGTCGTGGCCCGACGTCGAGGCCTCGTCGGACTTCGACGTTGCGGGCATGAACTTGGTGATCCACGAGTTCGCGCACAAAATCGACATGCGCGACGGCGACGCGAACGGTTGCCCGCCGCTGCCTCCCTCGATGGATGCCCGGGCCTGGAAGCGCGCGATGTCGGACGCGTACCACGACTTCTCCGCGCGCGTCGATCGCGACCTCGACACCGCGATCGATCCCTACGCCGCGGAGAGTCCCGGCGAGTTCTTCGCGGTGCTCTCCGAGGTGTTTTTCGCGTCACCCGCGACGCTGGCCGGAGAATATCCGGAGGTCTACCGGCAGTTCGCGGCGTTCTACGGACAGGATCCGAAGGCGCGCGCGGCCGCGCGGTAG